The genomic DNA CGTTCACCACGGCCCGGCGCGCGGCGACGCAGCCCGCGTCGAAGCGCCGGTTGTAGCCGATCTGCACCTCGACGCCGCCGCCCTCCACCGCGCGCAGCACCGCTGCGCTCTCCTCGACACCGCGCGCCACGGGCTTCTCGCAGAACACGGGGACACCCGCCTTCACGGCGGCGAGGATCAGCTCGGGGTGCGCGTCGGTCGCGGCGGCGATCACGACACCGTCGACTCCGGCGGCGAGCAGGGCCGTGGGGGAGTCGGCGGGGACGGCCCCGAAGCGTTCGGCGGCCGTGGCGACGGCGGTGGCCACCGGATCGGTGACCACCAGGGAGTCCACGGCGTCCAGCCCGGCGAGGGTCTCCGCGTGGAAGGCGCCGATGCGACCCAGTCCCATGATGCCTATACGCATGAGAATCGTGCTCCTTCCGCCGGGGCGCGGCTCAGTCCTGGCCGCCGAAGACGTTCTGGTCCCAGTCGACGACCGAGCCGGTCACCACCCCACTGCGGTCGGAGAGCAGGAACACGACGAACTCGGCGATCTCGTCGACCTGCCCGAGCTTGCCCATCGGCTGCGACCTGGCGGCCTGCTCGCGCCAGTCGTCCCCGGCGCCGTGGAAGGCGCGCTGGGTGGCGTCCTCGCCCTCGGTGTCGGTCCAGCCGATGTTGATCGTGTTGATGCGGATCCGGTCGAAGCGGTGGGCATGGGCCGCGTTGCGGGTCAGGCCCGCCAGGCCCGCCTTGGCGGTGGAGTAGGGGGCGAGGTAGGACGGGCCGCCGTGGGCGCAGTTGGAGCCGATGTTGACGATCGTGCCCGGTGCCTTGCGGGCGGTCATGTCGGCGACGGCCGCCTGCATGGCGAAGAACGGGGCCTTGAGGTTGATCGCCATGTGCTGGTCGAACAGCTCGGGTGTGGTGTCGAGCAGTGAGCCGCGTGAGGTCAGCCCTGCCGCGTTGACGAGGCAGTCGACGCGACCGTGGGTCTCGACGGCCTGTACGACGCTGTCGCGCGCCTGGGCCGGATCGGCGAGGTCCGCCCGCACGAAGCGGGCGCCGGTGTCCGCGGCGAGCTTCTCGCCCACCTCCGCACGCCGGCCGGTGAAGACGACGGTCGCGCCTTCCCCTACGGCCGCCCGTACGACACCGGCGCCGACGCCCTGGCTGCCGCCGTTGACGAGGACGACTCTGTCCTCAAGCAGTCCCATGAGAGTGATGTGTCCTTTTCAGCTCTGGCGGCGCTTGGTGGCGG from Streptomyces sp. NBC_01478 includes the following:
- a CDS encoding SDR family oxidoreductase; the protein is MGLLEDRVVLVNGGSQGVGAGVVRAAVGEGATVVFTGRRAEVGEKLAADTGARFVRADLADPAQARDSVVQAVETHGRVDCLVNAAGLTSRGSLLDTTPELFDQHMAINLKAPFFAMQAAVADMTARKAPGTIVNIGSNCAHGGPSYLAPYSTAKAGLAGLTRNAAHAHRFDRIRINTINIGWTDTEGEDATQRAFHGAGDDWREQAARSQPMGKLGQVDEIAEFVVFLLSDRSGVVTGSVVDWDQNVFGGQD